The genomic interval AGCATCAGTGATCTCCGGTGCGACATCGCGGAAAGTCGCAGACACGGCTTCGAACGCGTCCTTTTTCAGAGCCGCCCGTGTGCGGTTGTACTCGTGCAGAAACGCCGTAATGCCGTGCTGATCCTTGCTCTGCACCAACCATGCAGCCGTCAAAGCGCTCTCATATGCGAATCGCACTAGCGGGATCGCCTGATTCGGCATGTGGTTGTCCACCAGCAGAGCGATCGCCCGGGACGTCTCATAGACATGACAGGTCAAACCCCAGACGGCGGTCATGCGTGCAAGGTCAGAGCCAAGAAACCTCTTCCCCCGGCGTGCTGCCGGCTGGTGCAATGACTGGCTACCGTCAAAATCAAGCCAGGTCTCCCCCAACTCCGCCACAAGTGCGCGGAGGTCGGATTCTTCAGTCAGGGTCGGCATGACTCGGATCTTAGCCGGAGTCGGGGACATTGACTGAGGGCGAGCACTCGCAAGGATCGTCAGCCCGGCCACCCAATCGAGTAGATATCCACGCGCGCTGAGCGTGCGCGAGCGCCCCACGCTACGCCGAAGCGGGTAAACGTGAACGGGAAGGAATGAAGCTCTTGGACTGTAATGTACATTCACACGAGCTTGAGTCCTCAATTGCACCGCCCGTGAGCGCTAGCTCGGACACCACAAGCGCTCGGACTGGATCATCGTTTTCGTTGGCAGACCGGGCAAAAATGTGACGAGCGGTTCATGAAGGCAACGCGTTTAATCAAGCCCCCGCAACGACTGCAGGGTTTGCCACCACGGCCATATACTTCAATCGATCTGCTGAAGTAACCCGCCTGTCCGTTGACGTTCACGTACTGCGCATCGAAGCTCGTGCCGCCCTCGGCGAGTGCCTGCGCGAAGACGTCGCGCAGCGCTCCGAGCAGCTCCGCGGCCTTCCGCGCCGAGAGCACCCGTCCGGAGGTCTCCGGGTGGAGCCTCGCGCGCCACAGCGCCTCATCCGCGTAGATGTTGCCGACGCCGCTCACGAGCGTCTGATCGAGGAGCAGCCGCTTCACACCACTCGGACGCGCGCGCAATCGCTGGAGAAACACCGCATCGTCGAACCGCGGATCGAGCGGATCCCGGGCGATGTGCCGGGCCTGCCCCGGGACGCCCTCGGCGGTCAGCGCATCGAGGGCGAGCGAGCCGAAGAGCCGCTGATCGGCGAAGTCGACGCGCAGCTCGCCGTGCTCGGCGTGCTCGATCCAGAGCCGGATCCTCACGTGCCGGTCGTCCGCGGCCTCCGGAGCCCTGAGGAGGAGTTGTCCGCTCATCCCGAGGTGCGCGAGGAGCGCGAGCCCGGGCGCGGCCGCGGCACGTTCCGCCGCGGCCGCGCCGTTCGCACCTGGTGCGACGCGCTCCGCGACCGGCAGCCACAGGAACTTGCCGCGACGCACGGGGGCCGCGAAGCGGATCCCCAGGATGCGTCGTTCGAAATCGGCGGCGCGGGCGCGACCGGCCGCGTCCGAGAGCGTCACGCCGTGCCCGCCCTCGCCGTCCGCCGACGGCGCACCGTCGCCGCCGAGCGGCAGATGACGCTTGAGCGCGCGCGGATCCCGCACCTCGGCGGCGATGACCCTGGCGCCGGTGACCGCGGGCGCGAGGCCGGCTCGGACGACCTCGACCTCGGGGAGCTCAGGCATCGCCGCGGCGGGCCCGGCGCCGCCCGGCGCGCAGCGCCGTGACGGCGTCGCGCGCGGCCGCGAGCTCCGCGGCCTTCTTGCTCGTGCCTTCGCCCCGCCCGATGATGCCGTCGAGCTCGACGCGCGAGCGGTAGCGACGATCGTGGTCGGGCCCGGTGCCCTCGGTCGAGTACGGCGGATGCGGGAGCCCGCGCCGTGCGGCCTCCTGCTGCAGCGTGGTCTTCGGGTCGAGGGTGACCGTGAAGCGCTCGGGATCCGCGAAGAGCGGGGCGACGAGATCGAGCACGAAGCGGTCAGCGGTCGCCGGATCCGTCGAGAGGAACACGGCGCCGATCACGGCCTCGACCGTGTCCGCGAGGATCGAGTCCTTGTCTCGTCCGCCGGTGAGCTCCTCGCCCCGGCCGAGCCGGAGGGCGTCGCCGAGCGAGAGCCCGCGGGCGAGCTCGGCGAGCGCGGTCGTCGACACCACGGCGGCGCGTCGCTTCGCGAGCTCCCCTTCGGGGAGCTCCGGATGGTCGGCGTACAGCTTGACCGTCACCGCCTGCCCGAGGATCGCATCGCCGAGGAACTCGAGGCGCTCGTTGTGGGGAGCCCCTCCGTGCTCGTAGGCCCACGACCGGTGCGTGAGCGCCAGTTCGAGCAGCTCGGGATCGACGGCGACGTCGAAGGCATGGAGAAAGCCGCCGGGCTCCCCCTCAGGGGCGCCCGACGGCTTCCGAACGCTCTGCGTCACTTACGCGTCGGCGACCTTGCGACCCTTGTACTCGAGGAACAGGGCGTTGCCCTGCGAGTCCTCGACCACGCGGGCGCGGTGCGGGAGGCTGTAGACGGTCTTGCCGTTCTCGACGGTCTTGACCAGCTTCGGGGCCTCGGCCTTCCATGCGGAACGGCGGTGACGGGTGTTCGAGCGCGACATCTTCCGCTTGGGAACAGCCATGATGTTCTCTTTCCTACTTGCTTGCGGACTCGGGGTCGTCTCCCGAGCCGGGTTCATCTGCAGCCTCGGCCGTGCCGGTCTGGTAACCGGCCAGCGCCGCCCAGCGCGGATCGATCTCCGCCTCGGGCACCGCCGCAGCCTCGGCCTCACGGAGCTCACCGGACTCGGGATCGAGTCCCGGGCAGTCCGGGCGACACACTGGCTGGAACGGCAGTGCGAGCACTACCGCGTCTCGGAGCGGGGGTTCAAGATCCACGTGATCACCGTGAACCCCGTACTCGTCGGCCTCCGTAGGAGTATACGCGAAAAGCTCCTGAAACTCGACTTGAAACGGCGTGGTGAAATCTTTCAGGCATCGGCCGCACTCCGCGTGCACGGTGGTCCGCGCCTCGGCGCTCACGAGGATGCCCTCGTGCACGGACTCCAGGCGCACGTCGAGCGCGAGGGTCTCCCCAGCGGGCACCCGGGCGAGTCCCTCGCCGAGCCGCTCGGGCACCGCGAGCTCGCGGGAGCGCTCGCGCATCTCCCCCGGGCGGCCGGCGATGTCCCGGATGTTCTCCTCGAAGAGCCGCGTCGGCATCAGGCCGGCCTCGACTGGTCGAGGAAGCGCGCCACCGCCGGCGGAACGTACGGCGTCACGTCGCCGCCGAGTGAGGATACCTGCCGCACGAGCGTGCTCGAGACGTGCGCGTGCGCGGGATCCGGCAGCATGAACACCGTCTCCACATTCGCGAGGCTCCGATTCATGAGCACCATCGGGGTCTCGTAGGCGACATCGATCTGCGAGCGGATGCCCTTCACGAGCACGGACGCACCGACCTCGGTGCAGTAGTCGACCAGCAGCCCGACCGACCACGAGGCGACGAGGATGTTGTCCGGCATCTCCGGGTCTTCTTCGAGGGACTTCTGGATCAGCCCGACGCGCTCCGAGATGGGAAGCATGGCGTCCTTGCCCGGGTTGTGGACGACGAGGACGTGCACCTGGTCGAAGACGCCGGCCGCGCGGCGGATCACGTCCAGGTGCCCGAGGGTGACCGGGTCGAACGACCCGGGGACTACGGCGATCTTGCTCATGCATCCAGCATAGATGTTCGCGACTCCGGATCGGCCGAGGCCCGCCGGGCGCCGGCTCGCCGTGAGCGAACGCTCAGAGACCGTGCTGCTTGGCGAAGATGACGGCGTGCACGCGGTCCCGGAGCTGCAGCTTCGCGAGGACGCGGCCGACGTGCGTCTTCACGGTCGAGGCCGACAGGAAGAGCTCGCCGCTGATCTCGGCGTTGTTCTTGCCCTCCGCGATGAGGCGCAGCACGTCGAGCTCGCGCTCGGTGAGCGCCGAGAAGACGTCGGCCGAAACGGGTTCGGGGAGCGCAGGGGCCCCGAGGCGCAGCTGCTCGAGGAGGCGCCGCGTCACGCTCGGCGCCATCGTCGCGTCGCCGGCGGCGACGCGGTGGATCGCGTCGACGAGCTCCGTCGGCCTCGCGTCCTTCAGGAGGAAGCCGCTCGCGCCGGCTCGGATCGCCCCCGTCGCGTACTCGTCGAGATCGAAGGTCGTGAGGACGAGCACGCGGGTCTCGGGGAAGCGCTCCACGATGCTCGCGGTCGCGTCGATGCCGTTCACTCCGGGCATGCGCACGTCCATGAGCACAACGTCGCAGCCGGCGCCCACGGCCTGCAGCCGCCCGAGTTCGGCGAGCGCCGCGCCGCCGTCCCCGGCCTCCGCGACCACTTCGATCCCCGGCTCCGCGAGCAGCACCAGCCTGAAGCCAGTGCGGATCAGCTCCTGGTCGTCGACCAGCATCACCCGGATCGCCTGGCCGCCTGCTTCATCGTGCACGTCGTCCTCCGTCGTCCTCGTCCATGCGGATGGCGAGGTCTCCCGCCACCGCTCCGATCTCTCGGTTCACGGTCCCGCCGCCCGTGTTGCCGGCACGATCCCGAGCGCTCGCATCGGTCGGCAGTTCCGCCCACAGCCGCCAACCGCCGT from Leucobacter allii carries:
- the mutM gene encoding bifunctional DNA-formamidopyrimidine glycosylase/DNA-(apurinic or apyrimidinic site) lyase; the encoded protein is MPELPEVEVVRAGLAPAVTGARVIAAEVRDPRALKRHLPLGGDGAPSADGEGGHGVTLSDAAGRARAADFERRILGIRFAAPVRRGKFLWLPVAERVAPGANGAAAAERAAAAPGLALLAHLGMSGQLLLRAPEAADDRHVRIRLWIEHAEHGELRVDFADQRLFGSLALDALTAEGVPGQARHIARDPLDPRFDDAVFLQRLRARPSGVKRLLLDQTLVSGVGNIYADEALWRARLHPETSGRVLSARKAAELLGALRDVFAQALAEGGTSFDAQYVNVNGQAGYFSRSIEVYGRGGKPCSRCGGLIKRVAFMNRSSHFCPVCQRKR
- a CDS encoding response regulator, which codes for MLVDDQELIRTGFRLVLLAEPGIEVVAEAGDGGAALAELGRLQAVGAGCDVVLMDVRMPGVNGIDATASIVERFPETRVLVLTTFDLDEYATGAIRAGASGFLLKDARPTELVDAIHRVAAGDATMAPSVTRRLLEQLRLGAPALPEPVSADVFSALTERELDVLRLIAEGKNNAEISGELFLSASTVKTHVGRVLAKLQLRDRVHAVIFAKQHGL
- a CDS encoding YceD family protein — translated: MPTRLFEENIRDIAGRPGEMRERSRELAVPERLGEGLARVPAGETLALDVRLESVHEGILVSAEARTTVHAECGRCLKDFTTPFQVEFQELFAYTPTEADEYGVHGDHVDLEPPLRDAVVLALPFQPVCRPDCPGLDPESGELREAEAAAVPEAEIDPRWAALAGYQTGTAEAADEPGSGDDPESASK
- the coaD gene encoding pantetheine-phosphate adenylyltransferase; protein product: MSKIAVVPGSFDPVTLGHLDVIRRAAGVFDQVHVLVVHNPGKDAMLPISERVGLIQKSLEEDPEMPDNILVASWSVGLLVDYCTEVGASVLVKGIRSQIDVAYETPMVLMNRSLANVETVFMLPDPAHAHVSSTLVRQVSSLGGDVTPYVPPAVARFLDQSRPA
- the rnc gene encoding ribonuclease III, translated to MTQSVRKPSGAPEGEPGGFLHAFDVAVDPELLELALTHRSWAYEHGGAPHNERLEFLGDAILGQAVTVKLYADHPELPEGELAKRRAAVVSTTALAELARGLSLGDALRLGRGEELTGGRDKDSILADTVEAVIGAVFLSTDPATADRFVLDLVAPLFADPERFTVTLDPKTTLQQEAARRGLPHPPYSTEGTGPDHDRRYRSRVELDGIIGRGEGTSKKAAELAAARDAVTALRAGRRRARRGDA
- the rpmF gene encoding 50S ribosomal protein L32 → MAVPKRKMSRSNTRHRRSAWKAEAPKLVKTVENGKTVYSLPHRARVVEDSQGNALFLEYKGRKVADA